The Syngnathus typhle isolate RoL2023-S1 ecotype Sweden unplaced genomic scaffold, RoL_Styp_1.0 HiC_scaffold_423, whole genome shotgun sequence genomic sequence tatatatatatatatatatatatatatatatatatatatatatatatatatatatataaagtctaGTTCTTCATATTGGCCATCAGAGGGCAGCAAATGATCACTTGGACtggattttttaaatgtattttattatttatttatttatttcaaggaAATATATTTGATTGTGTTTGATTTGTACGCATATAATATATCATATAACATATCATATTGGTCAATTTAACTTTGACTGTCCTTGACTCATGCAATTCATTTGACTAAAGCGGGAGTTTACCAACTTGAGAGTATTTTTATAATAAAGATCTCGAATATTAATTTATATTTGAGCAGAATCATGATGAAAAGTTTACATGCACGGTCCATTGTCTTGAGCTTCCAGTTTTTTTAGTTGTGATAGATCGGCAGAGACATCATCTACGCACAAAGGCTTTAAAAGGAACACCAATTAATTTGAGTTGCCCCCCATGGCTTTGAATTGAAGGTAATACACCTCGAATAGGTCATTGCACACCGAGGGGACAACGTCTCGAAGCTATTGTTGCTCTTTgttgtactttttatttttggagcaAGCGTGCGGCGTTGCAGACCTTCAAAAGTTCAAAGGAAATGTCAGCACTCATTAGAGGATAATTATAGGGCACACGCAGTATTTTGGGGGGATTTTAGATGAATGGGAACCGGCGTGTGGCCTCCGTTCCAAACACTGGGCTTGTTGTCAAGTTTGACCTTTCACAATGGATGCTTACAATTAGCCGCATCTAAATGCATGTCATGAATTGGATGAGAGCAAAGCATAAACGCAATTAGTGACAAAGACATTTTCATCTTTCATCATTGTCATCCATCAAGTTTATTTCCAACGTTTCTATTTTGGTATTACTGTTCGGAAAAGCAAACTTATCTTTATGAAACAATATTTATtgaccctttttcttttttttttttcaatcttgcaCTTGACAAGTACTCATTAtataaaagaaattaaaacGAATACTACAACTGACACTGTTTGTGAACTATGGTTAAGAATGAGAAACTATCCTACCTGGAAAAAATAAGTAAAgtttaaataagaaataaaccaaataagaGGGTATTGACAATTTGTGCATTTGACAACATCAATTGTGCGAGCCTCACACATGACTCCATGCAGTCCTGCTGGATGCTTGCAACCACTGCAATATAAAAGCTGCCACGCACGCAGCATCCCCAGCTGCTCTTCTCCTCTCCAAGAGAGACGCACACACATCACCGGCATGTCTCCATCCGTACGCACAcaacttctcttcctcctcctttctcTGTCAGCCTGCACGACGCTCAGCCGCTACATCGAGGTGAGAGCCACCAAGTAGAATTTTTGCTTGTTTACGTGATGATGCTCAAATCTCAAATATGTACTTTCAGGAGGATGCCTCTTCAGATGGATTATATTCTCTCCTCAGTTTGGAGCAGAAGAGAGAATCCGAAGACTTCCTTTTCAGACGAGATCTCAGTAAGTGGCTTCATTTTGCTGACTGAACGATCCCACGGTCATGTCGGTTGGTTTTGAAGTGCTTGGCATCATTTTATGAgctgttttttaattttcagaTTCTTTTATGATGCACATTATTTGAAGATAGGGCCTGGATATCTTAGAACTATttagaaaatgcatttttccaaAGAAGATTCCGCTAATAAAGGCCTCCCCACTAATAAAATGGACTAAATTCACAGTTTTGGCGTCTATTcaagaaaatacatttgttaTTGTGGTTGGTTGGTCACACAGAGATGGCAAAAGTATTCACACATTGTAGTTTAAGTAaaagtgtataaaaaaaaaaaacagaaacattttcaaatattaCAATAATGAAGCATTTGTATGTCGTTGCTTGTCactgttttaaatgtatttattgtttatgGTGAGCTGTTCCTAAGTTTTTGGTTGAGAATCgaatttactgtttttttttccccatttggtCAGGATGTCTGGACATGTTGGCCACCGAGGGCCAATTCACTTTTGTGGCGTCGTCGCCGCCGCAGCAGCCGGCCTGCGCCGCCTTCATCATCGGCGACCCTAGCGAGGTCATCAGCCTGGAGGTGTCTgacatcaacatcgactgcgACGCCGGCGACTTCATCAAGGTTGACCTCACTCCACAAACACTTAGGCCTACTACACCATTGTATTTTAATGTTGTTGTTCATTTGATGGACATTTCCAGATATTTGATGGCTGGGTCCTGAAGGGGGAGAAGTTCCCCAGCAACCAGGACCACCCGCTGCCTCTTCACCAGCGCTACACAGACATCTGCTCCTCCACGGCGCCGGGCCACGCCACTCGCTCGTCTCAGAACGTAGCCATGGTCTTCTTCCGCATCCGCAACCCCGACAGCGGCTTCTCTCTCAACGTGAAGAAGCTGCGTAACCCTTTCCGTGAGTccatagaaaagaaaaagacgTGGACCTGCagccatatgtgtgtgtgcgagggCTCATTAGTGTACTTGTTGCACAttttccgtgtgtgtgtatgtgtgtgtatattgcaGCATGTAACATTATGTCTCAGAGCCCAGAGGGCAGCTTCACTATGGTGATGCCACATCAGCACAGCAATTGCAGCTTCTCCATCATCTACCCGGTGGAGATCCAACTGACACAGCTCAGCCTGGAGCAGGACAAAAGCAACCAGCTCAGATCCAAGGTCATATGTACATACGTGCTGCATATGGGTAACGTAGGTGTAGGGTTAGGTGTTGGGGTTTGGTGAGcgagggttaggggttagcttttggggttagggttagcaatTTGGGTTagggggttaggttagggtttgggGGTCAGGATTAGAAATCGGGGTTACGGTTAGGATTAGGATTTAGGGGTTTTGGATTAGGGTTCAGGTTAGGGGTAGGCCTTGTGGTTAGGGTGAGCAGTGAGGGTTCCAAAGTCAGGTTTCCAAGTAGAATttgtgtttcaaagtagggttttaaaTTACGGTTCGGGTGTGAAACTACAGTTAGGGTTTCAGACAAGGATTTCAAAACAGGTTTAGGGTTTCTAAGTAAGGTTCAGATTTAATGTATGGTTTTAAAACAATAGCTACCAATATTTTTGTTACTATTTTTCACATCTAAATCATGCCCTAAAAACAGCAAGTTGGCacccttcatttttttattttacaaaggcGAGGCTGTCGTCTGGATGTTCGGGTTCCGGTGACTACGTGGAGCTGCTGGGTGGAAACGGGGTGGACACGTCACGCATGTTCCCCGTTGCTGATCTGTGTTTTCCTCTCAGTGGACTTGGTAAGTCCATCGGCTCCTTTATTGTGAAAATCACTTCAAAGTTGGCACAAATGAAAGCCAAACTTTGGCACCTTGTTGGCGACActttaaaaagtattttgttaGCTGATAATTATTAATTATGATTTTTAACATCTGTTCATACTGAATCTTAGTATTATGTTAGTGTTAGTGTCTGAAATGTTCCAGGACACCTgatatgtaaaaaaacaacaacagtaaaAAGGCTCCAGAATATACATTTAACATTTTAAAGCAAAGTTGGTTCTACATACTTTATTTCAGAATGCGACACAGATTTATGGCTCaatgcttttgcactttctgCTTGTCAGATTGTTTTTCCACTGTGTTTGTGTTTCTCCTATTTGTCGAATGTAAATGAGTCCGCTTGTTAGCTTGGTCTCTCCCACAAACTGTCCAAAAATGGCCACAACAAACTCTCGAGCTCATTAATCTCAAAAGCTGCCAAGTACAAATTTTCCTGTTAAATGATGAATAACTCCTTGTCCCGATTGTTTAGAAAAATTTAACAGGCCCAACTTTAAGTACTCCttccaacatttatttattttgtggtgTAGAACAACACTACATGCCAGTGACTGTTATTGTCTGTGTGGTTCCTCAGCCCAGATG encodes the following:
- the LOC133149667 gene encoding corticotropin-releasing factor-binding protein-like yields the protein MSPSVRTQLLFLLLSLSACTTLSRYIEEDASSDGLYSLLSLEQKRESEDFLFRRDLRCLDMLATEGQFTFVASSPPQQPACAAFIIGDPSEVISLEVSDINIDCDAGDFIKIFDGWVLKGEKFPSNQDHPLPLHQRYTDICSSTAPGHATRSSQNVAMVFFRIRNPDSGFSLNVKKLRNPFPCNIMSQSPEGSFTMVMPHQHSNCSFSIIYPVEIQLTQLSLEQDKSNQLRSKARLSSGCSGSGDYVELLGGNGVDTSRMFPVADLCFPLSGLAQMKIGCDNSVVRLVSSGNYVNQVSFRYRLLERNELPEVHENSLDNMCNVE